A single genomic interval of Cucumis sativus cultivar 9930 chromosome 5, Cucumber_9930_V3, whole genome shotgun sequence harbors:
- the LOC101213357 gene encoding uncharacterized protein LOC101213357 yields the protein MAMNVILRNHPTHPNHELEPQNYARPYTCHGCKQKGFGPRYRCQNCDFDFHQACTYTGTDPVYHDYFPGSKFMFLRNPPEPCHPECKIRCDACRNTIKGFVFHSEEDDLDLHPCCWNLERSYQIEDMKFNLNKKVKGKCMWCNSKRLKDGGTDNGWSYVSNSGKYHVHVACVTEIALEAWYNNNRTDGGGGSSSTSSRGGQEFLALKKKLKEVQVVGGYGDGGFGKNKFWRILKFLVKTVVSIVIGDPTMILASFFVDLLS from the coding sequence atggCAATGAATGTTATTCTTCGTAATCATCCAACCCATCCAAACCATGAACTAGAGCCCCAAAACTATGCACGACCATACACCTGCCATGGCTGCAAACAAAAAGGCTTCGGCCCTCGATATCGATGCCAAAATTGTGACTTCGATTTCCACCAAGCTTGCACTTACACGGGAACCGACCCTGTTTACCATGACTACTTCCCTGGTTCTAAGTTCATGTTTCTTAGAAACCCACCAGAACCCTGCCATCCAGAGTGCAAAATAAGATGCGATGCTTGTAGAAACACCATCAAAGGCTTTGTTTTTCACTCCGAAGAGGATGACTTGGACCTCCACCCATGTTGCTGGAACCTCGAAAGAAGTTACCAAATCGAAGACATGAAGTTTAACCTCAACAAGAAGGTGAAAGGGAAGTGCATGTGGTGCAATAGCAAGAGGCTCAAAGATGGTGGTACCGATAATGGATGGTCCTACGTGTCCAACAGCGGGAAGTACCATGTTCATGTCGCTTGTGTTACTGAAATAGCTTTGGAAGCATGGTATAACAACAACAGAACTGATGGTGGTGGAGGAAGCAGTAGTACTAGTAGCCGTGGTGGACAAGAATTTTTGGCTCTAAAGAAGAAACTGAAAGAAGTTCAAGTTGTTGGAGGTTATGGAGATGGCGGATTTGGGAAGAACAAGTTCTGGAGAATCTTAAAGTTCCTCGTCAAGACTGTTGTTAGTATCGTTATTGGAGATCCTACTATGATTCTCGCCTCTTTCTTCGTCGATCTACTTTCATGA
- the LOC101213594 gene encoding uncharacterized protein LOC101213594, whose protein sequence is MSIRPEIVLRNHPSHPWHGLELKNYMKPYTCNGCKEKGFGPRYRCERCDFNLHQACSYTSLRLSSHDYFPGSKFKFLRNPPKPCHPECIIRCDACRKTIKGYVFHCEEDDIDLHPCCRNLKRSYQIEEVKFKLHRKVRGKCMWCNRKNLKDGGNNDNGWSYVSECDNYHVHVACVTEMALEEWYNYNNHNNRRSGGGSSSSSSSSSGSLRVMKSTTTAPQSLSVKLKVQEIQARGRWDGGAKNKFWRITKFIIKTVVSIVIGDPTMIIASFFVELLP, encoded by the coding sequence aTGTCGATAAGGCCGGAGATTGTTCTTCGTAATCATCCAAGCCATCCATGGCATGGACTAGAGCTGAAAAACTACATGAAACCATACACTTGCAATGGGTGCAAGGAAAAAGGGTTCGGCCCACGATACCGATGCGAAAGATGTGATTTTAACCTTCACCAAGCTTGCAGTTACACTAGTCTTCGACTGAGTTCCCATGACTACTTCCCGGGCTCCAAGTTTAAGTTCCTTAGAAACCCACCAAAACCGTGCCATCCAGAATGTATAATAAGGTGCGATGCTTGTAGAAAGACCATCAAAGGCTACGTTTTCCATTGCGAGGAAGATGACATAGATCTCCACCCATGTTGTCGAAACCTCAAACGAAGTTACCAAATCGAAGAAGTGAAGTTTAAGCTCCACAGGAAGGTGAGAGGGAAGTGCATGTGGTGTAATAGAAAGAACCTTAAGGATGGTGGTAACAACGACAATGGGTGGTCTTACGTGTCCGAGTGCGATAACTACCATGTTCATGTCGCTTGTGTTACCGAAATGGCTTTGGAAGAATGGTACAACTACAACAACCACAACAACCGGCGCAGTGGTGGCGGGAGCAGTAgtagcagcagcagcagcagcggCAGTCTTAGAGTGATGAAGAGTACTACTACTGCACCACAATCTTTGTCTGTGAAGTTGAAAGTGCAAGAAATTCAAGCTCGTGGGCGTTGGGATGGAGGGGCAAAGAACAAGTTTTGGAGAATCACAAAGTTCATCATCAAGACTGTTGTTAGTATCGTAATTGGAGACCCGACTATGATTATCGCCTCTTTCTTTGTCGAGCTACTTCCATGA